The Chryseobacterium suipulveris genome window below encodes:
- a CDS encoding HPF/RaiA family ribosome-associated protein yields the protein MKIKVQSMGLTPHAPLEEYLEKRLGKLETFYDKIHGVQVFLKVENNNEKENKTAEIKLEVPGDDIVVKKTSASFEESIDLCAETAKKLLIKKKELA from the coding sequence ATGAAAATTAAAGTTCAGTCAATGGGATTGACACCACATGCACCACTTGAAGAGTATTTAGAAAAAAGATTAGGCAAACTCGAAACTTTTTATGATAAAATCCACGGCGTACAGGTTTTCTTGAAAGTTGAAAACAATAACGAGAAAGAGAACAAAACTGCAGAAATCAAGCTTGAAGTTCCTGGTGACGATATCGTGGTGAAAAAGACTTCGGCGTCATTTGAAGAAAGCATCGATCTGTGTGCTGAAACTGCTAAAAAGCTGCTAATCAAGAAGAAAGAGCTCGCTTAA
- a CDS encoding response regulator transcription factor, with product MKILLLEDDLILSAELSKFLENNNFEVKKVYDGDLFLRELRQNQYDIYLLDINVPKINGLDVCEKIREEDKNTPIIMISAYGDLSDKKDAFNRLADDYLVKPFQFEELLMRMNSHLRRKSTSNTATDETITIDDLNINKTEQKVFRGGKEISLTVKEFQLLLLLAENPGRTFSKQQISELVWQHNFNTNTNTVEVYINFLRKKIDKDFDVKMIHTRSGFGYFLKPQK from the coding sequence ATGAAGATCCTTTTATTGGAAGACGACCTGATCCTTTCCGCCGAGCTGAGCAAATTTTTGGAAAACAACAACTTCGAGGTGAAGAAGGTTTACGACGGGGACCTCTTTCTGCGGGAACTTCGGCAGAACCAGTATGATATTTACCTTCTTGATATTAATGTACCGAAAATCAACGGGTTAGATGTTTGCGAAAAAATCAGGGAAGAAGACAAGAACACGCCTATCATCATGATTTCTGCTTACGGTGATCTTTCCGACAAAAAAGATGCTTTCAACCGACTTGCAGACGATTATCTTGTAAAACCTTTCCAGTTTGAGGAACTGCTGATGAGGATGAACTCCCATCTTCGGAGAAAAAGTACGTCCAACACCGCCACTGACGAAACAATTACCATCGATGATTTGAACATCAATAAAACAGAGCAGAAAGTTTTTCGTGGTGGAAAAGAAATTTCGTTGACCGTGAAGGAATTCCAGCTGCTGCTGCTTCTTGCCGAAAATCCGGGAAGAACATTTTCCAAACAGCAGATTTCGGAACTGGTTTGGCAGCACAACTTCAACACCAATACCAATACGGTGGAAGTGTACATCAACTTTCTGAGAAAGAAAATCGACAAGGATTTTGATGTGAAAATGATCCATACACGATCCGGATTCGGCTACTTCCTGAAACCTCAAAAATGA
- a CDS encoding HAMP domain-containing sensor histidine kinase, whose amino-acid sequence MNIKNKIALNLSLLFSVFLGLLLIIIYLFFAEFRKDEFVDILKDRISTVANYFDEDGDKGVDVSKIYNTPTYSIQQEEILVFNEKFDLIYSSLKDQTVNWDRADLEAMKIDGVVYHSDKNSEVYGEKIKKNYFLIESADILGKEKLSYLGTLMFVSFLVASALVWVLSFLFARKMMAPLDIFQEKITRISASNLTDRLPETDKKDEINLLAKVFNTMLGRIDKSYSSQKEFTASASHEIKTPLTRMAFQLENLSELVKENPETKKYIRGISDEVYQLSDTVNSLLLLSKLEEEHLNEEFADVRMDEVVFDAFENVRKNFPDFELNFNISEENDSGDLTVKGIKPLLDIVFINLFKNACLYSHKHEVEVEIGENETMLTAKIKSHGDLISEEDSQRIFNAFKRGETSSQKSGSGLGLRICKRILDFHHAKISYQAEAPNSNIFIIEFPLT is encoded by the coding sequence ATGAACATTAAGAACAAAATAGCGCTGAACCTCAGTTTGCTTTTTTCTGTTTTTCTGGGGTTGCTCCTGATCATTATTTACCTGTTTTTTGCTGAATTCCGAAAAGACGAGTTTGTGGATATTCTGAAAGACAGGATCTCGACGGTTGCCAATTATTTTGACGAAGATGGAGACAAAGGAGTTGACGTGTCAAAGATTTATAATACGCCGACTTATTCCATTCAGCAGGAAGAAATCCTGGTTTTTAACGAAAAATTCGATTTGATTTATAGCAGTCTCAAGGACCAAACGGTAAACTGGGATCGCGCGGATTTGGAGGCGATGAAGATAGACGGTGTGGTGTACCACAGTGACAAGAACAGTGAAGTGTACGGAGAAAAAATTAAGAAGAATTACTTCCTGATCGAATCTGCCGACATTTTGGGTAAGGAAAAATTGTCATATCTCGGTACTTTGATGTTCGTTTCGTTCTTGGTTGCTTCCGCATTGGTCTGGGTTCTGAGTTTTCTTTTTGCAAGAAAAATGATGGCGCCTCTGGATATTTTCCAGGAAAAAATCACGCGGATTTCTGCAAGTAACTTAACTGACCGATTGCCCGAAACCGACAAAAAAGACGAGATTAATCTTTTAGCAAAAGTATTCAACACGATGCTCGGAAGGATCGACAAATCCTATTCTTCCCAAAAAGAATTCACGGCGAGTGCTTCCCACGAAATCAAAACTCCTTTGACGAGGATGGCGTTTCAGCTGGAGAATCTGTCCGAACTCGTCAAAGAAAACCCCGAAACCAAGAAATACATCCGCGGAATTTCCGATGAAGTGTATCAACTTTCCGACACGGTGAACTCGCTGCTTCTACTTTCGAAATTGGAAGAGGAACACCTGAATGAAGAATTTGCCGATGTGCGGATGGACGAGGTTGTTTTTGATGCTTTCGAAAATGTCAGAAAAAACTTTCCCGATTTCGAGCTGAATTTCAACATCAGTGAAGAAAATGATTCAGGTGATCTTACTGTGAAGGGAATCAAACCGCTGTTGGATATCGTGTTCATCAATCTATTCAAAAATGCCTGTCTGTATTCCCATAAACATGAAGTAGAGGTTGAAATTGGCGAAAATGAAACAATGCTTACCGCAAAAATAAAATCCCACGGCGACTTGATTTCGGAAGAGGATTCACAAAGGATTTTCAACGCGTTCAAGCGGGGCGAAACTTCATCACAGAAATCGGGTTCCGGTTTGGGATTGCGGATTTGCAAGCGGATTCTGGATTTTCATCACGCCAAAATTTCTTACCAAGCCGAAGCTCCAAACTCCAACATCTTTATTATAGAATTTCCGCTGACTTAG
- a CDS encoding TolC family protein — MMRKFFVLALLAPVFFFSQQSRTLQQCEEAFIKNNLLLIAQQYNIDVNDADIMQAKIWDLPQVSFQANLIDPNKPSFLNLGPSKSVGVQQLFLLGGKRKLEVEFAKSNKELAQLQFNQLLVDLKAQLRETFYSLYFDQKKIKNIDNQLGYMNDLLKAYRVQTAKGNISLKDQVRLNTIVLSLNNDRIQINNEIVALNQTMMTLTGDPQTIEPEISIEEERELLRSAPLQNLEELQQKALENNADYLFSLKAIENNRANYNLQKSMNIPDLTAGLQWNQAGGLYQNEINFGVGIPIPLWKRNEGNVKKAQMQIEQAQKNTDYKKLSLMNAVTSAYQTWENQYQMYERMPQKDIQDLETVYKGMTENFRRGNVTLIEFTDFMDSYKQATLQLFEIQKQILISAEELNRLTQTKTFN; from the coding sequence ATGATGAGAAAATTTTTCGTGTTGGCTCTCTTAGCGCCGGTCTTCTTTTTTTCACAACAATCCAGGACTTTGCAGCAATGTGAGGAAGCTTTCATTAAGAACAATCTTCTGCTGATCGCGCAACAGTACAACATTGATGTAAATGATGCCGATATCATGCAGGCAAAAATATGGGATTTGCCGCAGGTGAGTTTTCAGGCCAATCTTATTGATCCCAATAAACCGAGTTTTCTAAATCTTGGCCCTTCAAAAAGTGTGGGCGTTCAGCAACTTTTTTTACTCGGAGGCAAGCGAAAACTTGAGGTGGAATTTGCAAAATCCAACAAGGAACTCGCGCAGCTTCAGTTCAACCAATTATTGGTGGATTTAAAGGCGCAACTGCGGGAAACTTTCTACTCCCTTTATTTCGACCAGAAAAAAATCAAAAATATCGATAATCAGTTGGGTTATATGAATGACCTTCTGAAAGCATACCGTGTACAGACTGCGAAGGGAAATATTTCATTGAAAGACCAGGTTCGTCTCAACACCATTGTTTTAAGTTTGAACAACGACCGGATCCAGATCAACAACGAAATCGTTGCCCTAAATCAAACGATGATGACTTTAACAGGTGATCCACAAACCATTGAACCAGAAATCTCTATCGAGGAAGAACGCGAACTGCTGAGATCTGCACCGCTTCAAAATCTGGAAGAACTTCAACAGAAAGCCCTCGAAAATAATGCTGATTATCTTTTCAGTTTGAAGGCCATTGAAAACAACAGAGCCAATTACAATCTTCAAAAGTCGATGAATATTCCGGACTTAACTGCTGGTTTACAGTGGAATCAAGCGGGTGGACTTTACCAAAATGAAATCAACTTCGGCGTGGGAATTCCGATTCCGCTGTGGAAACGAAATGAGGGAAATGTGAAAAAAGCGCAGATGCAGATCGAGCAGGCGCAAAAAAATACCGACTACAAAAAACTGAGCTTGATGAACGCGGTAACTTCTGCCTATCAAACGTGGGAAAACCAATACCAAATGTACGAACGAATGCCGCAGAAAGACATCCAGGATCTAGAAACCGTATATAAAGGTATGACCGAGAATTTCCGAAGAGGAAACGTGACGCTGATTGAATTCACCGATTTTATGGACAGCTACAAACAGGCAACGCTGCAACTGTTTGAAATCCAGAAACAAATCCTGATTTCAGCCGAAGAACTCAACCGACTTACCCAAACCAAAACCTTTAATTAA
- a CDS encoding efflux RND transporter periplasmic adaptor subunit → MNPKSNILLALTTIILVACGKSEIKKEEQHAEKGFVISNTMMKGMTFAEVQKEYISDETRFFGKIGADRNQYIDIYPLVGGNVLSVNAELGDYVRRGQVLATIRSTEVAGFQRDLSNARTELAVAENNLRVAREMYEGKLSTEKDVLEAKSQVTKAQDELRRSQQVSQVYNVRNGNIYSVTSPINGYIVQKNINKDMQLRSDRSDNIFDVANTSNVWAIVNVNESDINKIAIGMKAEVSTLINPEKIYYGKIDKIFKIIDPETNSMQARVVLDNTDGSLIPESKATIKVTSTENTTALTIPKSAMIFDDNKYFVVVFKSQNNIKVHEVKVLKQTDDKAFISEGVFEGDKIVTTNQLLLYRSLNE, encoded by the coding sequence ATGAACCCAAAATCAAATATTTTACTGGCTTTAACTACAATAATCCTCGTCGCTTGTGGAAAATCTGAAATAAAGAAGGAAGAGCAGCATGCGGAGAAAGGATTCGTCATCAGCAATACGATGATGAAAGGGATGACGTTTGCCGAAGTTCAGAAAGAATACATCAGTGATGAAACCCGTTTCTTTGGAAAAATCGGAGCGGACCGAAACCAGTACATCGACATTTATCCTTTAGTGGGCGGAAATGTACTTTCGGTGAATGCAGAGTTGGGCGATTATGTGCGAAGAGGACAGGTCTTGGCAACAATCCGTTCAACGGAAGTTGCTGGTTTTCAAAGGGATTTGAGTAATGCAAGAACTGAATTAGCCGTTGCGGAAAACAACCTGCGCGTTGCGAGAGAAATGTACGAAGGTAAACTCAGCACCGAAAAAGATGTGTTGGAAGCAAAAAGCCAGGTCACTAAAGCGCAGGATGAGCTGAGAAGATCGCAGCAGGTGAGTCAGGTGTACAACGTGCGAAACGGAAATATTTATTCGGTAACGTCACCGATCAACGGTTATATCGTACAAAAAAACATCAATAAAGATATGCAGCTCCGAAGCGACCGAAGCGACAATATTTTCGATGTTGCCAATACTTCCAACGTTTGGGCGATCGTGAATGTGAACGAAAGCGACATCAACAAAATCGCGATCGGAATGAAGGCGGAAGTTTCCACGCTCATTAATCCAGAAAAAATTTACTACGGAAAAATTGACAAAATCTTTAAGATCATTGACCCCGAAACCAATTCGATGCAGGCAAGAGTAGTGCTCGACAATACCGACGGCTCGCTGATTCCCGAAAGTAAGGCGACCATAAAAGTAACGAGTACCGAAAATACGACTGCACTCACCATTCCAAAATCGGCTATGATTTTTGACGATAACAAATATTTCGTCGTGGTCTTCAAATCGCAAAACAATATTAAAGTACACGAAGTAAAAGTCCTGAAGCAAACCGACGACAAAGCATTTATTTCGGAAGGAGTCTTCGAGGGCGACAAAATCGTGACCACCAATCAGCTGCTTTTGTACAGAAGTTTGAATGAGTAA
- a CDS encoding efflux RND transporter permease subunit, translated as MNKFIKNIIAFSLKNKAFTFVWVGILAIAGFISFKNMPIEAFPDVTNTQIVIITQWNGRSAEEVERFVTTPIELSMSSVQKKTSVRSTTMFGLSIIKIIFDDGVVDAFARQQVNNQLRTISLPDGAEPDVQPPYGPTGEIYRYILSSPKKDSRELLTLQTWVVDRALRGIPGVADINVFGGQQKIFELSIDPRKLDQYNLTTSQVYDAVSKSNLNVGGDVIEKSGQSYVVRGIGLLKTIQDIENVTIRNDHGNPILVKNVATVDEGSLPRVGQAGFNDKDDVVAGTIVMRKGENPVEVLQLVKAKIEELNNKILPKDVKLVTFYNREMLMDFTTHTIMHNLIEGIVFVTVIVFLFMADWRTTLIVSIIIPLSLLFAFLCLKMMGMSANLLSLGAVDFGIIIDGAVVMVEGVFVMLDHKAKKYGMERFNKLAKGGWIKTTGTGLGKAIFFSKLIIITSLLPIFSFQKVEGKMFSPLAFTLGFALMGALLFTLTLVPVLSHILLNKNVKEKHNPFVLFWEIIVEKGFNITFKQKKLSLIIASAFLAVTLFSAKFLGTEFLPPLNEGALWITAEMPMSTSLNESLKTTDKLKKTILTFPEVTGVLAQTGRSNDGTDPNGFGFVQFGVNLKPKDEWSRKITMDQLIEEIDGKLKEYQGITFNYSQPISDNVAEAVAGFKAENGVKIYGDNLNTLDKYAKQVFNIIKNVDGVKEPGIIKNIGQPEVSVVLDRDKMAMYGVALSDAQSVLETAFGGKTASELFDGERKFDIRIRYAKEYRKDENDIAQLMVPTQVGTLIPLREISEIHSDNGAAFIYRDNIKRYIGIKFSIRDRDLGSTIAEAQKKVAQIKLPDGYTIGWTGQFENQQRATKRLGQVVPISLVMIFFLLFILFGNLKDSLLVLANVPFALIGGIIALHLTRMNFGISAGVGFIALFGICIQNGVILISEFHQNIKSGMDVAAGILEGVKVRTRPVVMTALMASIGLMPAALSTGIGSESQKPLAIVIIGGLVTATVLTLLIFPIIFWIFNRTKKTEIFVND; from the coding sequence ATGAACAAATTCATTAAAAATATCATCGCTTTTTCCCTTAAAAACAAGGCGTTTACCTTTGTTTGGGTGGGAATTCTGGCGATTGCGGGCTTCATCAGTTTCAAGAATATGCCGATCGAGGCGTTCCCCGATGTAACCAATACACAAATCGTGATCATCACGCAGTGGAACGGAAGAAGCGCCGAAGAAGTGGAGCGTTTTGTGACAACGCCGATCGAGCTTTCGATGAGTTCGGTGCAGAAAAAAACCAGCGTTCGGAGTACGACGATGTTTGGACTCTCTATCATTAAAATCATTTTTGATGACGGTGTTGTCGACGCTTTCGCAAGACAGCAGGTGAATAACCAACTCAGAACCATTTCGCTTCCCGATGGAGCGGAACCCGATGTGCAGCCACCTTATGGACCGACCGGTGAAATTTACCGATATATTTTGAGCAGCCCGAAAAAGGATTCGCGAGAATTACTCACTTTGCAAACCTGGGTTGTTGACCGTGCTTTACGGGGAATTCCGGGAGTTGCGGATATCAACGTTTTCGGTGGACAGCAGAAAATTTTCGAACTCAGCATTGATCCCAGAAAACTCGATCAGTATAATTTGACGACTTCACAGGTTTATGATGCGGTTTCAAAAAGCAACCTGAATGTCGGCGGTGACGTGATCGAAAAAAGTGGGCAAAGCTACGTGGTGAGAGGAATAGGTTTGTTGAAAACCATTCAGGATATCGAAAATGTAACCATCAGAAACGACCACGGAAATCCGATTTTGGTGAAAAACGTGGCGACTGTTGACGAAGGTTCTTTACCAAGAGTGGGACAAGCCGGCTTTAACGATAAAGACGACGTCGTTGCAGGTACCATCGTTATGAGAAAAGGTGAAAATCCCGTAGAAGTTCTGCAATTGGTGAAAGCCAAAATCGAGGAGCTGAATAATAAAATTTTACCGAAAGATGTAAAACTCGTGACCTTCTACAACCGCGAAATGCTGATGGATTTTACCACGCACACCATTATGCACAACCTGATCGAGGGAATTGTTTTTGTGACCGTAATCGTGTTCCTCTTTATGGCGGATTGGCGCACCACGCTGATTGTTTCGATTATTATTCCGCTTTCGCTGCTGTTTGCATTTTTATGTTTAAAGATGATGGGAATGAGCGCCAACTTACTCTCGCTCGGAGCGGTGGATTTCGGGATCATCATTGACGGAGCCGTCGTGATGGTCGAAGGAGTTTTTGTAATGCTCGATCACAAGGCGAAAAAATACGGAATGGAACGCTTCAACAAACTGGCGAAAGGCGGTTGGATCAAAACTACCGGAACAGGTTTGGGTAAAGCGATTTTCTTTTCTAAATTAATTATCATCACCTCATTACTCCCGATTTTCTCATTCCAGAAAGTGGAGGGAAAAATGTTCTCGCCGCTCGCATTTACTTTAGGTTTTGCATTAATGGGCGCTTTACTTTTCACGCTGACTTTAGTTCCAGTGCTTTCACATATTTTATTGAATAAAAACGTGAAGGAAAAACACAATCCATTTGTACTTTTTTGGGAAATAATTGTGGAGAAGGGTTTCAACATCACCTTTAAACAAAAGAAGCTCAGCTTGATTATCGCATCCGCATTCTTGGCAGTTACACTTTTTTCCGCCAAATTCCTGGGTACGGAATTCTTGCCTCCATTAAATGAAGGCGCACTTTGGATTACCGCAGAAATGCCGATGAGCACCAGTTTGAACGAATCGCTGAAAACTACCGATAAACTGAAGAAAACGATTTTGACATTCCCGGAAGTTACCGGAGTTTTGGCACAAACCGGGCGAAGCAACGACGGAACCGACCCGAACGGATTTGGATTTGTGCAGTTTGGCGTCAACCTAAAACCTAAAGATGAATGGAGCAGAAAAATTACGATGGATCAGCTCATTGAGGAAATCGACGGAAAACTGAAAGAATATCAAGGGATTACGTTTAATTATTCGCAGCCGATTTCTGATAACGTGGCAGAAGCTGTCGCTGGTTTCAAGGCGGAAAATGGGGTGAAAATTTACGGGGATAATCTCAATACCCTCGATAAATACGCAAAACAGGTTTTCAATATCATCAAAAATGTGGACGGTGTTAAAGAGCCAGGAATCATCAAAAATATTGGTCAACCCGAAGTAAGCGTTGTTCTGGATCGCGATAAAATGGCGATGTACGGAGTTGCACTTTCTGATGCGCAGTCGGTGTTGGAAACGGCTTTCGGTGGAAAAACTGCCTCCGAACTTTTCGATGGAGAAAGAAAATTCGACATCCGAATCCGCTACGCAAAAGAGTACAGAAAAGATGAAAACGACATCGCGCAACTGATGGTTCCTACGCAAGTCGGAACACTAATTCCTTTAAGGGAAATTTCGGAAATCCATTCCGACAACGGTGCCGCGTTTATTTACCGCGACAATATCAAAAGGTATATCGGTATTAAATTCTCGATCCGTGACCGCGACTTGGGAAGCACGATTGCCGAAGCTCAGAAAAAAGTTGCCCAGATCAAACTTCCCGACGGTTACACGATCGGTTGGACCGGCCAGTTCGAAAACCAGCAAAGAGCCACAAAACGTTTAGGACAAGTGGTTCCGATCAGTTTGGTCATGATTTTCTTCCTGCTGTTTATTCTGTTTGGGAACTTGAAAGATTCACTTTTGGTATTGGCAAATGTACCTTTTGCACTAATCGGCGGAATCATCGCGCTCCATTTAACGAGGATGAATTTTGGGATTTCGGCGGGGGTTGGATTTATCGCGCTTTTTGGGATCTGTATCCAAAACGGGGTGATCCTGATTTCGGAATTCCACCAGAATATCAAATCAGGGATGGACGTTGCCGCAGGAATTTTAGAAGGAGTGAAGGTGAGAACAAGACCCGTCGTAATGACCGCATTAATGGCTTCGATCGGTTTGATGCCTGCAGCGCTTTCTACCGGAATCGGCTCCGAATCGCAGAAACCATTGGCAATCGTCATCATCGGTGGTTTGGTTACCGCAACAGTTTTGACATTACTGATATTCCCGATTATCTTCTGGATTTTCAACAGAACGAAAAAGACGGAGATTTTTGTGAATGATTAA
- a CDS encoding very short patch repair endonuclease, whose protein sequence is MDKLTPEQRRKSMQHNKSKGTKIEILLGKALFANGLRFRKNNRKVYGTPDFTITKYRIAIFADGDFWHGKDWETRRKKIGVNAAFWFEKIERNLERDFKVNKKLQREGWTVLRFWESDIKKKVDEIAEFVKEVVEFKKQKIEEEKLLRKQQRNTQKQNLILNYLSSKNEEFPQELKKNAIKYTRQLLHQKYPEEEITLKIAEELLQYGTSTDKS, encoded by the coding sequence ATGGACAAGCTCACTCCCGAACAGCGCCGAAAAAGTATGCAGCACAACAAATCCAAAGGAACGAAAATCGAGATCCTTTTGGGTAAAGCACTTTTTGCTAATGGCTTAAGGTTTAGGAAAAACAACAGGAAAGTTTACGGAACACCCGATTTCACCATCACCAAATACAGAATCGCGATTTTTGCCGATGGTGATTTCTGGCACGGAAAAGATTGGGAAACCCGCCGAAAAAAGATTGGCGTAAATGCCGCGTTCTGGTTCGAGAAAATCGAGAGAAACCTGGAAAGAGATTTCAAAGTCAATAAAAAGCTGCAGCGCGAAGGTTGGACCGTACTCCGTTTCTGGGAAAGCGACATTAAAAAGAAAGTGGATGAAATCGCCGAATTCGTGAAGGAAGTCGTAGAATTCAAAAAGCAGAAAATCGAGGAAGAAAAGCTTTTGAGGAAACAGCAAAGGAATACCCAAAAGCAAAACCTCATCCTGAATTACCTTTCGAGCAAGAATGAAGAATTCCCGCAAGAACTGAAGAAAAACGCCATCAAATACACCCGCCAACTCCTCCACCAAAAATATCCAGAAGAAGAAATCACCCTAAAAATTGCGGAAGAATTACTGCAATACGGTACAAGTACGGACAAATCGTGA
- the tuf gene encoding elongation factor Tu, with translation MAKETFNRNKPHLNIGTIGHVDHGKTTLTAAISKVLAEKGLAQMRDFSTIDSAPEEKERGITINTSHVEYETENRHYAHVDCPGHADYVKNMVTGAAQMDGAILVCAATDGPMPQTREHILLCRQVNVPRIVVFMNKVDMVDDPELLELVELELRDLLSSYEYDGDNSPVIQGSALGALNGEPKWVATVEELMDAVDTWIEQPVREQDKPFLMPIEDVFSITGRGTVATGRIEAGVINSGDPVDIVGMGDEKLTSTVTGVEMFRKILDRGEAGDNVGLLLRGIEKTDIKRGMVIAKQGSVKPHKKFKAEVYILSKEEGGRHTPFHNKYRPQFYVRTTDVTGEIFLPEGVEMVMPGDNLTITVELLQPIALNVGLRFAIREGGRTVGAGQVTEILD, from the coding sequence ATGGCAAAGGAAACGTTTAATCGTAACAAACCGCACTTGAACATTGGTACCATCGGTCACGTTGACCATGGTAAAACTACTTTGACAGCTGCTATCTCTAAAGTATTGGCTGAAAAAGGATTGGCACAAATGAGAGACTTCTCTACAATTGACTCAGCTCCTGAGGAAAAAGAAAGAGGGATCACCATCAACACTTCACACGTAGAATACGAAACTGAAAACAGACACTACGCTCACGTTGACTGTCCTGGTCACGCCGACTATGTTAAGAACATGGTTACCGGTGCTGCTCAAATGGACGGAGCAATCCTTGTGTGTGCTGCTACAGACGGACCTATGCCGCAAACCAGAGAACACATCCTTCTTTGCCGTCAGGTAAACGTACCAAGAATCGTTGTTTTCATGAACAAAGTTGACATGGTAGATGACCCTGAATTGTTAGAGCTTGTTGAGCTTGAATTGAGAGACCTTCTTTCTTCTTACGAATACGACGGAGATAACTCTCCAGTAATCCAAGGTTCTGCTCTTGGTGCACTTAACGGTGAGCCAAAATGGGTTGCAACTGTTGAAGAACTGATGGATGCTGTAGATACTTGGATCGAGCAGCCGGTAAGAGAGCAAGATAAGCCATTCTTGATGCCGATTGAAGACGTATTCTCTATTACTGGTAGAGGTACTGTAGCTACAGGTAGAATCGAAGCGGGTGTTATCAACTCCGGAGATCCTGTGGACATCGTAGGTATGGGTGATGAGAAATTGACCTCTACTGTAACAGGTGTTGAGATGTTCCGTAAAATCCTTGACAGAGGAGAAGCTGGTGACAACGTAGGTCTATTGTTGAGAGGTATCGAAAAAACCGACATCAAGAGAGGTATGGTTATCGCTAAGCAAGGATCTGTGAAGCCACACAAAAAATTCAAAGCTGAGGTTTATATCCTTTCTAAAGAAGAAGGTGGTCGTCACACTCCATTCCACAACAAATACCGTCCTCAGTTCTACGTAAGAACTACTGACGTTACAGGTGAGATCTTCTTGCCAGAAGGAGTAGAGATGGTAATGCCAGGTGACAACCTTACTATTACTGTAGAATTGCTTCAGCCAATCGCTCTTAACGTAGGTCTTAGATTTGCGATCAGAGAAGGTGGTAGAACAGTTGGTGCAGGTCAGGTAACTGAAATCCTAGACTAA
- the secE gene encoding preprotein translocase subunit SecE, with product MSLVDFIKGSYTEFKDRVEWPKWPDLQSSTIVVAVATVILALFTFAVDSAFSEAIANFLALFINLFN from the coding sequence ATGAGCTTAGTTGATTTTATTAAAGGTTCTTATACCGAATTTAAAGACAGGGTGGAGTGGCCGAAATGGCCGGATCTGCAATCCTCAACGATTGTAGTAGCTGTGGCAACGGTAATTTTGGCTTTGTTTACATTTGCAGTGGACTCTGCTTTTAGTGAAGCAATAGCCAATTTCCTCGCGCTCTTTATCAACCTCTTTAATTAA
- the nusG gene encoding transcription termination/antitermination protein NusG, protein MSDLKWYVLKSISGQENKVKTYIENEMKRLGFESFVTQVVIPMEKVIQMRNGKKVPKEKPYYPGYLMVEANLVGEIPHIIKNIPGVISFLSLTKGGDPVPMRKAEVNRMLGRMDELSEFAVEQAIPFVVGENVKVIDGPFNGFNGTIEKLHEDKKKIEVSVMIFGRKTPMELSYMQVEKV, encoded by the coding sequence ATGAGTGACTTGAAGTGGTATGTTCTGAAATCCATCAGCGGGCAGGAAAATAAGGTGAAAACCTATATTGAGAATGAAATGAAGCGGCTTGGTTTCGAAAGTTTCGTGACACAGGTAGTTATTCCTATGGAGAAAGTCATCCAGATGAGAAACGGGAAAAAGGTGCCAAAAGAAAAACCGTACTATCCCGGTTACCTGATGGTTGAAGCAAACCTTGTCGGAGAAATCCCACACATCATCAAAAACATTCCCGGTGTAATTTCGTTCCTGAGCTTGACCAAAGGCGGTGATCCCGTTCCGATGAGAAAAGCAGAAGTCAACAGAATGCTCGGAAGAATGGATGAACTTTCCGAATTCGCAGTGGAGCAGGCAATTCCGTTCGTGGTTGGAGAAAATGTAAAAGTGATCGACGGACCATTCAACGGTTTCAACGGTACGATTGAAAAACTCCACGAAGACAAGAAGAAGATCGAGGTTTCTGTAATGATCTTCGGTAGAAAAACTCCGATGGAGTTGAGCTATATGCAGGTAGAAAAAGTGTAA